Proteins from a single region of Nakamurella deserti:
- a CDS encoding SDR family oxidoreductase, translating to MTIVVTGATGHLGRHTVEALLDRGVPAGDIVATGRNTDALAALAERGVRTAVADFADPASLKEAFAGADAVLLVSADVPGTRVELHRNAVEAAAATGVQHLVYTSAPNARETELILAPEHKATEEIIEASGVPATILRNGWYTENYLPTVEQARATGQLVASVGEGRVASASRRDYAEAAAVVLTTPGHQGAVYELSGDTAWHFDDLADAIGQVVGRQVEYVRVTPDEQRAALIAHGLDEGTAGFVVALDGDTRKGLLGVVTGDLSRLIGRPTTPLLEGLRAAV from the coding sequence ATGACCATCGTCGTCACCGGAGCCACCGGACACCTGGGCCGCCACACCGTCGAGGCCCTGCTCGACCGGGGAGTGCCCGCGGGCGACATCGTCGCCACCGGTCGCAACACCGATGCGCTGGCCGCCCTCGCCGAGCGCGGCGTGCGCACCGCCGTCGCCGACTTCGCCGACCCCGCCTCGTTGAAGGAGGCCTTCGCCGGCGCCGACGCCGTGCTGCTGGTGTCCGCCGACGTCCCGGGCACCCGGGTGGAGCTGCACCGCAACGCCGTGGAGGCCGCTGCGGCCACCGGTGTGCAGCACCTCGTCTACACCAGCGCGCCGAACGCCCGCGAGACCGAGCTGATCCTGGCGCCGGAGCACAAGGCGACCGAGGAGATCATCGAGGCGTCGGGCGTTCCGGCGACCATCCTGCGCAACGGCTGGTACACCGAGAACTACCTGCCCACCGTCGAGCAGGCCCGCGCCACCGGCCAGCTCGTCGCCAGCGTCGGTGAGGGCCGGGTCGCCAGTGCGTCGCGCCGCGACTATGCCGAGGCCGCCGCGGTCGTGCTCACCACCCCCGGTCACCAGGGTGCGGTCTACGAGCTGTCCGGCGACACCGCGTGGCACTTCGACGATCTCGCCGACGCCATCGGCCAGGTCGTGGGCCGCCAGGTCGAGTACGTCCGCGTGACGCCCGACGAGCAGCGCGCGGCGCTGATCGCCCACGGCCTCGACGAGGGCACCGCGGGCTTCGTGGTCGCCCTGGACGGCGACACCCGCAAGGGCCTGCTGGGTGTCGTGACCGGCGACCTGTCCCGCCTGATCGGCCGTCCCACCACCCCGCTGCTCGAGGGCCTGCGCGCCGCCGTGTGA
- the sthA gene encoding Si-specific NAD(P)(+) transhydrogenase codes for MEQYDLVVIGSGPAGQKAAIAAAKLHKRAAIVERPLMVGGVCINTGTIPSKTMREAVMYLTGLSQREMYGQAYRLKNDITIADLMARTNHVINRETDVIRSQLSRNRVALYTGTASFTDPHTVQIEEAEGEKKVVKADKVVIAVGTRPARPATVEFDGATIVDSDQILNLKHIPRSMVVVGAGVIGIEYASMFAALGTKVTVVEQRPRMLEFCDLEIVEALKYQLRDLAVTFRMGESVRTVEKHEGGTLTILESGKRIPADTVLYSAGRQGVTDELNLDLAGLSADGRGRITVDEHFRTGVDHIYAVGDVIGFPALAATAMEQGRRASYDAFGEPVGDKLGDLQPIGIYTIPEISYVGATEEQLTEGNVPFEVGVSRYRELARGAILGDSYGMLKLLVHAETRTLLGVHVFGTNATELVHIGQTVMGLEGTVDYLVNAVFNYPTLAESYKVAALDAVNKMRNIERVTSGFVF; via the coding sequence ATGGAACAGTACGACCTGGTCGTCATCGGATCCGGGCCAGCCGGGCAGAAGGCGGCGATCGCCGCGGCGAAGCTGCACAAGCGGGCGGCGATCGTCGAGCGCCCCCTGATGGTCGGCGGGGTCTGCATCAACACCGGCACCATCCCGTCCAAGACGATGCGCGAAGCCGTGATGTACCTGACCGGTCTCAGCCAGCGGGAGATGTACGGGCAGGCCTACCGCCTCAAGAACGACATCACCATCGCCGATCTGATGGCCCGGACCAACCACGTCATCAACCGTGAGACCGACGTGATCCGCAGCCAGCTGTCGCGCAACCGGGTCGCGCTCTACACCGGCACCGCCTCCTTCACCGATCCGCACACCGTGCAGATCGAGGAGGCCGAGGGCGAGAAGAAGGTCGTCAAGGCCGACAAGGTCGTCATCGCGGTCGGTACCCGGCCGGCCCGGCCGGCCACCGTCGAGTTCGACGGCGCCACCATCGTCGACTCCGACCAGATCCTGAACCTCAAACACATCCCGCGTTCGATGGTGGTGGTCGGCGCCGGGGTCATCGGCATCGAGTACGCGTCGATGTTCGCCGCTCTCGGGACCAAGGTGACGGTGGTGGAGCAGCGGCCGCGGATGCTGGAGTTCTGCGACCTGGAGATCGTCGAGGCGCTGAAGTACCAGCTGCGCGACCTCGCGGTGACGTTCCGGATGGGCGAGAGCGTGCGCACCGTCGAGAAGCACGAGGGCGGCACCCTGACCATCCTCGAGTCCGGCAAGCGCATCCCGGCCGACACGGTGCTCTACTCCGCCGGCCGCCAGGGCGTCACCGACGAGCTGAACCTCGATCTCGCCGGACTGTCCGCGGACGGCCGCGGCCGGATCACGGTCGACGAGCACTTCCGCACCGGGGTCGACCACATCTACGCGGTGGGTGACGTCATCGGCTTCCCGGCCCTGGCGGCCACCGCCATGGAACAGGGGCGCCGCGCCTCCTACGACGCCTTCGGTGAGCCGGTCGGCGACAAGCTCGGCGACCTGCAGCCCATCGGCATCTACACGATCCCGGAGATCTCCTACGTCGGGGCGACCGAGGAGCAGCTCACCGAGGGCAACGTGCCGTTCGAGGTCGGGGTGTCGCGGTACCGCGAGCTCGCCCGCGGCGCGATCCTGGGCGACTCGTACGGGATGCTGAAGCTGTTGGTGCACGCGGAGACCCGCACGTTGCTCGGGGTGCACGTCTTCGGCACCAACGCCACCGAGCTGGTGCACATCGGCCAGACCGTGATGGGGCTGGAGGGCACCGTCGACTACCTGGTGAACGCCGTCTTCAACTACCCGACGCTCGCCGAGTCGTACAAGGTCGCGGCGCTGGACGCGGTCAACAAGATGCGCAACATCGAGCGGGTCACCAGCGGCTTCGTCTTCTGA